Proteins from a single region of Malaclemys terrapin pileata isolate rMalTer1 chromosome 23, rMalTer1.hap1, whole genome shotgun sequence:
- the AQP6 gene encoding aquaporin-6 has product MWKEVLSVTFYRAVFAEFLATSIYVFFGLGSVLRWPSALPTILQISITFNLAAATVVQIAWHVSGAHVNPAVTMAFLLGSRISLARAACYMVAQLAGGIAGAATLYGVTPAEVQGSLGINTVRSNITSGQAVAVELILTFQLVLCYFASTDRHRNANSPATFIGISVALGHLIGIYFTGCSMNPARSFGPAVIVNKFTVHWIFWVGPMTGAILASLIYNVLLYPDLKSLSQRLAILKGTFDMEAEDMEEAKQNRQPVSLTNVIQRV; this is encoded by the exons ATGTGGAAGGAGGTACTGTCTGTGACCTTTTATCGGGCTGTCTTTGCTGAGTTCCTAGCCACCTCCATCTACGTCTTCTTCGGCCTGGGCTCAGTCCTCCGctggccctcagccctccccACCATCTTACAGATTTCTATTACCTTCAACTTGGCTGCAGCTACTGTGGTCCAGATTGCCTGGCATGTCAGTGGTGCTCATGTCAACCCAGCTGTGACTATGGCCTTCCTGCTTGGCTCTCGTATCTCTTTGGCAAGAGCTGCTTGCTATATGGTTGCCCAGCTGGCTGGAGGCATCGCTGGAGCAGCCACGTTGTATGGAGTGACGCCTGCAGAGGTCCAAGGAAGCTTAGGCATTAACACG GTGCGGAGCAACATCACTTCTGGACAAGCAGTTGCTGTTGAGCTCATTCTCACCTTTCAGCTGGTTCTTTGTTATTTTGCTTCCACCGACAGACACAGAAATGCCAACTCCCCAGCCACATTCATTGGCATATCCGTTGCCCTGGGACACCTGATTGGG ATCTACTTCACTGGCTGCTCCATGAATCCTGCAAGATCCTTTGGCCCTGCTGTCATAGTCAACAAGTTTACTGTCCACTGG ATTTTCTGGGTGGGCCCCATGACAGGCGCAATTCTTGCTTCTCTGATATATAATGTACTTCTCTATCCTGACCTGAAGAGTCTCTCTCAGAGGCTGGCAATTCTAAAAGGCACCTTTGACATGGAGGCAGAAGATATGGAGGAAGCAAAGCAGAACAGGCAGCCTGTGTCATTGACCAATGTCATACAAAGGGTTTAA